The Thermoplasmata archaeon DNA segment TTCGAGAGAGCGGCTTGCGGTGGCGCTCGATGCCTTCGATGCCGCCGCAACCGAGGCGGATCGTCCGATCGTATTTCCGATCCATCCGCGCACCGCGAAGCGGTTGCGGGAATTCGGACTCGAGAAGCGCGCCGCGTCGATGAAGGCCTTGCGCCAAATCGAACCGACGGGCTACCTCGACATGCTCCTCCTCGAAAAGGAAGCGGCGCTCGTGATGACGGACTCCGGCGGACTGCAGGAGGAGAGCTGCTTCTTCCGGGTGCCGTGCGTGACGTTGCGCGCCAACACAGAACGGCCCGAAACCCTCGAAATCGGCTCCAACGCGCTGGCGGGGACGGAGCCCGAGCGCGTCCGAGATGCCGTGCGGCAGCAGCTCGACCGAAGGCGCGAATGGCCGAATCCGTACGGCGACGGGACGACCTCCCGCAAGATCGCCTCCATCGTGGATGAAGCGTTGGGATGACGCGATGGGGGCCCGCGTCGTCTTCCTACGATCCAAAAGCCCGGCAGGAATCGAGCCCCGTCTCGCGAAGGAAGCGGGAACTTTGGCGCGCGCGGGCTATGAGGTCCACGCGGTCCTCTGGGACCGCACGTGTTCCCACGCGGCCGAGGAGGTCGACGACGGTATTCGGATCCATCGATACCGGCTGGCCGCCCCGGAGGGGACGCCCGGACTCGCGGTAAGACTGCCGCGGTGGCAATGGTTCGCCCTACGCAAGACTTGCCGCCTCCGGCCGGACGTCGTCCACGGCGTCGACCTTGATACGGCTTGGGCGGCCCGCGCGGCGGCGCGCTTCACGGGGGCGATGCTTGTGTATGACGTCTTCGACTTCTATGCCGACATGATCACCGCCGAGGTGCCGTCGAAGCTCCGCGAGCGGCTCGCGAGCGCGGAGCGTCGGATGATCGAACGGGCCGACCTCGTCATCGTTCCGGACCTCCGCCGGCAGGCGCAGTTCCGCGGCGCGCGTCCGAGGCGGATCGTCGAGATCATGAACGTCCCCGTGGACCAACATCCCCAGGTCGGGGCGGCGCCCGACTTCACTCTCTTCTACGGCGGCATGATTGCGAAGGACCGCGGGCTCGTCGACCTCCTCGCCGCGTGCGAATCGACGGGAGCGAAGTTCATCGTCGCCGGCCACGGCCCTGACGAGGCCGCGTTGCTCCCGCTCCTGGAGACGTCGCCCGCGTGTATGTTCCTCGGCACGATCCCCTACGAGGAAGTCCTGAGGCAGACCGCCGCCGCGCACGCCGTCGCGGCCCTGTACGATCCGGGGGTGCCGAACAACCGCTACGCCGCCCCGAATAAGGTGTTCGAGGCGATGATGTGCGCGAAGCCCGTGATCACATCCAGCGGCACGGCGATCGCGGACCTCGTGCGTACCGTCGGTTGCGGCGTCGTCGTGCCGTACGGGGACCGGCCCTCGCTGCAACGGGCGCTCGAGGGGCTCATGCTCTCGCCGGACGAATGCGAGCGGATGGGCTCCCGCGGACGCGCCGCGTTCGAGTCCGGGTATCGGTGGGAAGCGATGGAGGCCCGCTTGCTCGGTGCCTACGGATCGCTGCTCGGATCGGCCGCGACGGAGGCTCCGGGTCGCCCCGCAATCGGATGAGCCCGACCCTCTGCGTAGCCAACCATCTGGGCCAGGTCCACGGCGAGCGCGACGACGATCGAATAGGGCATCTGCGCCGAGAGACGGGCTTGCAAGACCTTCCGGATTCGATATACGACATACGCCATCGCGCCGGCGATGAGCGGAATCCAAGCGAGCGGCCACCAGAACCCGAGGACCACCAAGACGAAGCCCACTCCGTAGGCGCCGTACAGATGGGCGTAGTGCGTCTGCGGCGCGCCCAGGAGCCGCGCGCGGCCGTCCGAATACGCGTACTGGCGGTACGTTCGGAAGGCCTCGCGCACATTCGACGACGTCCAGCAGCGGACGACCGCCGAGGGTTCGAAGACGAACCGCAGCCCGGCCCGGCGCATCGCGAGGACGAGATAGGTGTCCTCCGCCATGTCGAGTCGTTCCTCGTACCCGCGGACGCGCTCCCACGCCGCCCGTGTGAAGGCGATGCTCCGGGATGCCGGGACGAACGAATCCGTGTCGATCTGCTCAAGGGAGTACAAGGTCATGAGCCCCATCGCTCGCTCCCGAGCAGTGTCCGCAATCGGCTCGTACCAGCCCGCCACGACGTCGGCCTCGCCGCGTTCCAGCGGGCCGACGATCCGTTCGAACCATTGCGGCTCGAGCACATTGACGTCGGTCACCGCAATCGCGTCCGCGTCGGCGAGCCGGATCGCCGCATTCCGGCCGCGAGACCGGTTCCCCTGTACGAGCTCCCAGCGGAACGCGAGGTGCGTGGACGACGCGAAGTCCTGCAGTACGTCCTGCGTGCCGTCCGTCGAGCCGCCGTCCGTAATGACGACGACGTCCGGGTGACGGCTCTGGGCCTCAACCGAGGCGAGGAATTCTCGAACGTGGAGAAGCTCGTTGAGGACCGTAGCGATGATCGCCGATCGCACGCCGGGTGATTTCTCCCGGTCGCTTAAACGGTTCGTCTCGATACCCTCAAGTGAGGTCGGCCCGGTCCGGTTTCCGTGGGCTCCCGGAAGGCGGTCTTCCTTCTCCAGACGGACCCGTGGGTCCCGAAGCCCGTGCTGAGGGCGTTGCGGGAGGCGGAATCTCTGAAACGAGCGGACTGGGACGTCTCGTTCGTCTCATGGATCAAGGATGCGTCCTCGCCCACCGGCGCGGAGACCGCGTTCCCGACCAAACGGGTGCACAGCCCGGTGCCGACGCTCGGGACCTCGTTCGTGCGCCGGGCGCTCGCGTACATGCGTGTGTCGTCGCGATTGCGCGATGCGGCGCTGAGCGATTCCCCGGATCTGATTGTCGCGCACGACTTCGAGGTCCTCTCCGCAGCCGTCTCGGCAGGCCGACGCAAGGGCGTCCCGATCATCTACGACAGTCACGAGGACTGGCCCGAGCTCATCGCAGAGAACTCCCCCTGGGAGGCGCAGATCGCGAGAGTTCAGGAGCGGCGGCTGTGTCGTGCCGTGGCCCACGTCCTGACCGTCAGCGATCCGATCGCCGCCAAGTTCCGCGAGCGGGGAACCCCAACGACCGTCCTCTACAACGCCCGTCCCTCTTCGGAGGTCGTGTTGGCGGGCCGCGACGCGAGCAGGTCGGGCTTCGGATACGCTCCGGGGGACTTCGTCGTCGGATTCGCAGGCGCGTTCGGGGCTGGGCGAGGCCTCGATGTCCTCCTCGAGGCCCTGTCGACCCTGCCGACTCCTGTGAAGGGGCTCCTCGTTGGCGGCCCGGAGGAGGAAGCGCGACGCCTGCGAGCGCGTGCGGAGACGCTCGGGCTTCAAAATCGCGTTCGAGTCTACGGATATCAATCGTTTGGTGAACTGAGTGCCTTCTACGCCAGCATGGACCTCGGAGCGATCCTGCTCGACCGCCGACCGAACCACGAGCGGGCGCTGCCGAACAAATTGTTCGACTACATGGCGCACGGCGTGCCCGTGCTCGTCCCAGCCTACCCGGCGATGAGTGCCGTCGTACGCGATTCGAGTGGCGGCACGAGGATTGATTCCGTAGATGTGGAGCATGTCACGACCGCTCTCCACGAGTGGTCGAATCGCCGGTCGGAGCTCATCGCGCTCGGGATTCGGGGCCGAGAGGCATACCTGGCCCGATACTGCTGGGAGCGGCAACAGGCGACTTTTCTCGGCATCATCGATGGCTTGCCCGGGAGTCGTCGATGAACGTTCCTCGTGTTAGCTTGGTCTTCAGCGCGAACGCAAGCTTCGTCGAGACCGACCGGAAACTCCTCGGGGCATTGTTTCCGCTACGGATCGTTCATTGGAAGGGAAAGCGAAGCATCGTTCCCCTCGCCGCGGCGATTGCTCGATCCGACGTCGTCTTCGCGTGGTTCGCAGCGGACCATGCGTATGTCGCATGTCGGCTCGCGCGCCTACTCGGTCGGAAGAGCATCGTCTTCGTTGGAGGCGCCGACGCCGCGAAGCGCGAGGACCTCGGATACGGCATTTACCTCGATCCGGGTCGCGCCTCGCGGAGCCGATACGCTGTCATCCATGCGGACCGAGTCCTTGTCGTCGACGAGTCGCTAAAAGGAGAACTCCAGCGCAACGGAGGGATAAGCCGCACGGACCTCGTGACGGTCCCCCTCGGCTTCGACACGGATTGGTTCTCGCCCGATGGCGGCCCCAAGACAGAGGTGCTGACCGTCGGAATCGTGAACGAGGTGAACGTGCTCCGCAAGGGGCTCGACGTGTTCTTGGAGGCAGCTCGCCTCGTTCCCGAGCTCCCATTCGTCCTCGTCGGATCCCGACCGGGACCCGCAACGGACCGACTGGTCGGTCGCTGCCCACCGAACGTCCGCCTGCTCGGACCCGTATCCGACCAGGAACTCCGCGAACGATTCCGGCGCGCGCGTGTTTACGCGCAGCTGTCGCGGTACGAAGCGTTCGGCAGCGCGCTCGGCGAGGCGATGTCGTGCGGGTGCGTCCCGGTCGGCACCCGCGTGGGGGGTATCCGGACGCTGATTGGAGACGCAGGCTTCTACGTCCCGGAGGAGGATCCCGCAGCGACCGCAATTGCGATACGACAGGCCTTCAACCACGGCAATGCCGAAGCGGCGCGAAATCGGATTGTGACTGGCTTCACCCTCCGACACCGGCAACTCGCGCTACGCGCGACGATCGAAGACTTGGTCGCCGGGGGTTCGACTGCGAACCCCCATTCGGGCTAGCAAAGTCTTCATCTACGCCGCATCCATCCGACCTCGTCTCTCCATGACACTGGCCGTCCAATACCCCTTGTTCGGCCGCCGCTCAACTGGCGTCGACGTCCGCGCCAAATGGTTTACGGTCTGGTACGACGAGATCCGAAAACGGATCCCGACGCATTTTGTCCGGCTTTTCTACGTCCAGCCATCGCGGGCGACGCATTGGATGTACCGCCAACAGCTGCGGCTGCTCGAGCAGCCTGGCATGGTGACGCACATCATCTCGCACATGCAGTCCTTTCTCCTTCAACGCCGCGGCCGCTGCCCCACGGTCATCACTTGCTTCGATCTCTCGGTCCCGTGGACGGCGAAGCGTCTGCCGCTCGCCGACCGCGTCATCGTCACCGCTCGCGGCCTCCGATCAGAGCTGGAGGGTTTGGTCCGACTCGAGCACGAGCCGGAGGTCGTGTATCTTGCAGTGCCATCGACCTACCGCCCGCGAGACGTCCCGCGGGCTCCGGGACAACTCCTCTACGTTGGGACGGAGTTGCCGCGAAAGAACGTCGAGGGACTCCTCCGCATCGTCGCACGCATCGCCCGAACTCGCCCCGTGACCCTCGTGAAGGTGGGCGCTTCCTCGCCATCGAGGCCTCGCCTGCTCGCGCTGGCCCGAGAGCTGGGAATTGCGGATCGCGTGCAGTGGCGGGACTTCGTCCCAGAACCCGAGCTCGTCGACCTGTACCAGACATCCTCCGTCACGATGGTCCCCTCCTTCCTTGAGGGCTTCTCGATGCCGTGCCTCGAGGCGATGTCATGCGGCTGCCCGCTCGTCGCTTCGAGCCGTTCGGTAATGCCAGAGATCGTCGGCCCGGGCGGCGAACTGGTTGATCCCGCGGACGAGGAAGCGTGGGCGGAAGCTGTTCTGCGCATCCTTGACGACCCTCGTGTTGCGTCGGACTTGTCGCGGAGAGGTCTGACGCGCGCGACATTCTTCTCCGCGTCGCGGAGTGCTGATCAGGTCGTCGAGGTCTACGGGCAGGTGAGCCCGGATGTCGCCGGAACGTAGCCCGCGCCCACTACCTGACATCGGGCACCGCCACTATGACTACTGGCGTTACCGAGACCACACCTGGCGGTTCTTCGAGCCGATGCTCGCACGCATGCATCCCGTTCCCCCCGTCCTCGACATCGGCGCTGGATTGGGCCTATTTCTCGAATGTTGCCGCCACCACGGTCTCGACTCCGTCGGCGTCGAGCTCTCAGTGGAAGGAATCCGGGCCTGCGGAGGACGCGGCCTTCCGGTCGTTCGAGCCGATTTGACCCTGCCGCTCCCGTTCCGCGAGGCGTCGTTCGGGTCCGCGATGGCGCATCACGTGCTCGAACACGTTCCCCTCGACCGGGAACGCTCGATCCTTCGAGAGGTTCGCCGCGTCTTGCGGCCCGGCGGATTTCTGTTTGTGGTCTCGCCGAACGTCCATCAACCCGGGGCGAGGGACGATCCGGACCACATCAACCTCTTCGCCCCTCACGACCTCGCGCTCGAAGCACGCAGGGCCGGATACCGTCGCGTGGACCTCGGGACGAATTTCTGGCGGCCCATCTGGGAACCGAGACTCCGCCTCGGTCGGGTCGGGACGCTCCTTTCTGGGGCGTTATGGAAGATCGCCCCGATCGACCGGTTCGCCGGGAGCGCGTCCGTCCTCGCGTGGAAGTGACTTTACCCGGCTTTCGCGAGACGAAGATCGTGCTCTATCATGATCTTGACGAGCTCGGGCACGCGGACGTTCGCGGTCCAGCCGAGAGTCCGTTTCGCCTTGCTTGGGTTCCCGCAAAGGGTGTGCACCTCAGCCGGCCGAAGGTTCTTCGGGTCCGAACGGACGAATTGGAGCGGGTCTCCTCGGAGGCCGGCCTCCTTCGCCGCCAATTCCAGGAACTGACGGACCGACCACGTCTCCCCGGTGGCGATCACGTAGTCATCCGGATCTTTCTGTTGAAGCATCCGCCACATTGCCTCGACGTACTCGGGGGCGTAGCCCCAGTCGCGCTTGGCGTCGAGATTGCCCAGCTCGACGAACTTCGCCTTACCGGCGACGATCTGCGCGAGGCCATGGGTGATCTTACGTGTGACGAACTCGAGGCCACGTCGCGGGCTCTCGTGGTTGAACAGGATCCCGTTGGACACGTGCATCCCATAGGACTCGCGATAGTTCACGCACGCCCAGTACGCGAAGACTTTCGCGACGCCGTACGGGCTCCGCGGATGGAACGGAGTCGTCTCCGATTGCGGGCTTTCCTGCACCTGGCCGAACAGCTCGGAGGTCGAGGCCTGGTAGACGCGGGCGTCGGGTGCGATCTGTCGGGCCGCCTCAAGGATGCGGACTACGCCAAGGCCGTCGACGTCCGCCGTCAACACGGGCTGGCGATAGGACGTCGCAACGAAGGACTGCGCGGCGAGGTTGTAGATTTCGTCGGGAGCGGCCTCTTTCAAGGCCGTGACGATCGATGACTGATCGGTCATGTCCCCGTCGAGCAGGTGGATCCGATCCATGATCTGCTCGATATTCCGCGTGTTCGGGGAGCTGAGCCGCCGCACCAGGCCGTAGACCTCGTAGTCTTTCGAAAGCAGGAGTTCCGCGAGATACGAGCCGTCTTGCCCGGTGACTCCCGAAATGAGTGCTCGCTGCGCCATCCCGGGCGGACGAAGGAGGACGGTCTATTTAGAGTGCACCAGCCCCGGCTGAGGTCGCTCCAGGGCGTCAACGGAGCCCCCAATCTGGCGAACGCCGAAGATGCCGGAGGCCGTGACCGGCCCTCCGCGTCCATCCGCCAATCACTGAGATGGCCTGCGAGTCCGTGTGGCGAGGAATGCAATGACGCCAAACGCGCCGGCTGCCCCCGCGATCAGCCCGAGAACGAGAAGGGCGGGCCTGTAGAGGTCGAACCACGAGGGCGGAGGCGGCGTTCCGAACGTTACCGACCAGCGATCGAGAATCGGCGTGGTAGAACCATCTCCGGTCAGCGTTGCTTGCAGGATCAGAGCCCTCAGGGATCTGGAATCCAGAGCCGACAGAGAAACCGTCGTCGCGCTCAAACCAGCAAACCCGCTTACGGAGAGTCCGGTCCGGGGATCTAGTATCGTAACGGTGATTGACGTGCCGGGCGGCTCGCTCTTCTCCACGGCAAGCGTTTGCCACTCGAAACCCGAAGGGAGCTCCACCCGAACGGATATCAACGACCCGATGGTCTGGAAGCCTGAGATTGTGATTGCCGAGAAAATCTGTGACACGGAACCTCGGGCCGAGTACCAGACACGAAACGAATCGGGGCCGATTGGGTAGGGCTCGG contains these protein-coding regions:
- a CDS encoding glycosyltransferase family 1 protein — protein: MTLAVQYPLFGRRSTGVDVRAKWFTVWYDEIRKRIPTHFVRLFYVQPSRATHWMYRQQLRLLEQPGMVTHIISHMQSFLLQRRGRCPTVITCFDLSVPWTAKRLPLADRVIVTARGLRSELEGLVRLEHEPEVVYLAVPSTYRPRDVPRAPGQLLYVGTELPRKNVEGLLRIVARIARTRPVTLVKVGASSPSRPRLLALARELGIADRVQWRDFVPEPELVDLYQTSSVTMVPSFLEGFSMPCLEAMSCGCPLVASSRSVMPEIVGPGGELVDPADEEAWAEAVLRILDDPRVASDLSRRGLTRATFFSASRSADQVVEVYGQVSPDVAGT
- a CDS encoding glycosyltransferase family 4 protein, which encodes MGSRKAVFLLQTDPWVPKPVLRALREAESLKRADWDVSFVSWIKDASSPTGAETAFPTKRVHSPVPTLGTSFVRRALAYMRVSSRLRDAALSDSPDLIVAHDFEVLSAAVSAGRRKGVPIIYDSHEDWPELIAENSPWEAQIARVQERRLCRAVAHVLTVSDPIAAKFRERGTPTTVLYNARPSSEVVLAGRDASRSGFGYAPGDFVVGFAGAFGAGRGLDVLLEALSTLPTPVKGLLVGGPEEEARRLRARAETLGLQNRVRVYGYQSFGELSAFYASMDLGAILLDRRPNHERALPNKLFDYMAHGVPVLVPAYPAMSAVVRDSSGGTRIDSVDVEHVTTALHEWSNRRSELIALGIRGREAYLARYCWERQQATFLGIIDGLPGSRR
- the gmd gene encoding GDP-mannose 4,6-dehydratase — encoded protein: MAQRALISGVTGQDGSYLAELLLSKDYEVYGLVRRLSSPNTRNIEQIMDRIHLLDGDMTDQSSIVTALKEAAPDEIYNLAAQSFVATSYRQPVLTADVDGLGVVRILEAARQIAPDARVYQASTSELFGQVQESPQSETTPFHPRSPYGVAKVFAYWACVNYRESYGMHVSNGILFNHESPRRGLEFVTRKITHGLAQIVAGKAKFVELGNLDAKRDWGYAPEYVEAMWRMLQQKDPDDYVIATGETWSVRQFLELAAKEAGLRGDPLQFVRSDPKNLRPAEVHTLCGNPSKAKRTLGWTANVRVPELVKIMIEHDLRLAKAG
- a CDS encoding glycosyltransferase, whose protein sequence is MRSAIIATVLNELLHVREFLASVEAQSRHPDVVVITDGGSTDGTQDVLQDFASSTHLAFRWELVQGNRSRGRNAAIRLADADAIAVTDVNVLEPQWFERIVGPLERGEADVVAGWYEPIADTARERAMGLMTLYSLEQIDTDSFVPASRSIAFTRAAWERVRGYEERLDMAEDTYLVLAMRRAGLRFVFEPSAVVRCWTSSNVREAFRTYRQYAYSDGRARLLGAPQTHYAHLYGAYGVGFVLVVLGFWWPLAWIPLIAGAMAYVVYRIRKVLQARLSAQMPYSIVVALAVDLAQMVGYAEGRAHPIAGRPGASVAADPSSDP
- a CDS encoding class I SAM-dependent methyltransferase; this encodes MHPVPPVLDIGAGLGLFLECCRHHGLDSVGVELSVEGIRACGGRGLPVVRADLTLPLPFREASFGSAMAHHVLEHVPLDRERSILREVRRVLRPGGFLFVVSPNVHQPGARDDPDHINLFAPHDLALEARRAGYRRVDLGTNFWRPIWEPRLRLGRVGTLLSGALWKIAPIDRFAGSASVLAWK
- a CDS encoding glycosyltransferase family 4 protein, which gives rise to MNVPRVSLVFSANASFVETDRKLLGALFPLRIVHWKGKRSIVPLAAAIARSDVVFAWFAADHAYVACRLARLLGRKSIVFVGGADAAKREDLGYGIYLDPGRASRSRYAVIHADRVLVVDESLKGELQRNGGISRTDLVTVPLGFDTDWFSPDGGPKTEVLTVGIVNEVNVLRKGLDVFLEAARLVPELPFVLVGSRPGPATDRLVGRCPPNVRLLGPVSDQELRERFRRARVYAQLSRYEAFGSALGEAMSCGCVPVGTRVGGIRTLIGDAGFYVPEEDPAATAIAIRQAFNHGNAEAARNRIVTGFTLRHRQLALRATIEDLVAGGSTANPHSG
- a CDS encoding glycosyltransferase family 4 protein, translating into MKRWDDAMGARVVFLRSKSPAGIEPRLAKEAGTLARAGYEVHAVLWDRTCSHAAEEVDDGIRIHRYRLAAPEGTPGLAVRLPRWQWFALRKTCRLRPDVVHGVDLDTAWAARAAARFTGAMLVYDVFDFYADMITAEVPSKLRERLASAERRMIERADLVIVPDLRRQAQFRGARPRRIVEIMNVPVDQHPQVGAAPDFTLFYGGMIAKDRGLVDLLAACESTGAKFIVAGHGPDEAALLPLLETSPACMFLGTIPYEEVLRQTAAAHAVAALYDPGVPNNRYAAPNKVFEAMMCAKPVITSSGTAIADLVRTVGCGVVVPYGDRPSLQRALEGLMLSPDECERMGSRGRAAFESGYRWEAMEARLLGAYGSLLGSAATEAPGRPAIG